A single region of the Idiomarinaceae bacterium HL-53 genome encodes:
- a CDS encoding NAD+ diphosphatase, producing MIAPDTMPPADKEVYWIIIDDNQVVDTAEDHEAFMPPFLKAADVPFADQAYTAKIGTNEGVDVFLLVRQVHMPLLEQWRLRPLRQCLLRTSLDWFGIAARGMQITGFLKTHKYCGACGNEVAQSRDELAVMCGHCGLTSYPRISPCIIVAIYRGNEILLARGLRHPEGIFSLLAGFVESGESLEDALHREVFEEARIRVKNLEYMFSQPWPFPHSLMAGFIAEYDSGELTLAPDELIEGGWYDMNALPRIPPQGTIAARLIRSLQSRISSQN from the coding sequence ATGATTGCACCAGATACCATGCCACCAGCAGACAAAGAAGTTTATTGGATCATCATTGATGATAATCAAGTGGTGGATACTGCAGAGGACCACGAAGCGTTTATGCCACCCTTTTTGAAAGCAGCCGACGTACCATTTGCTGATCAAGCCTACACCGCTAAAATTGGCACGAATGAGGGCGTTGATGTGTTTCTTCTGGTGCGACAGGTGCACATGCCATTGTTGGAACAGTGGCGGTTACGGCCATTACGTCAGTGTCTACTCCGTACATCTCTGGACTGGTTTGGAATTGCTGCGCGTGGCATGCAAATTACTGGCTTCCTTAAAACGCACAAATATTGCGGTGCCTGTGGTAATGAAGTGGCGCAATCTCGAGATGAGCTAGCGGTCATGTGTGGCCATTGTGGGCTTACTTCCTATCCACGCATTTCGCCGTGTATTATCGTGGCCATTTATCGTGGCAACGAAATACTGTTAGCTCGAGGTTTAAGGCACCCTGAAGGCATTTTCTCTTTATTGGCGGGTTTTGTTGAAAGTGGCGAATCGTTGGAAGATGCATTGCACCGAGAAGTGTTTGAAGAGGCCAGGATTCGCGTAAAAAATTTAGAATACATGTTCAGCCAGCCCTGGCCCTTTCCACATTCATTGATGGCTGGATTTATTGCCGAATACGATTCTGGCGAGCTCACACTTGCTCCAGATGAGCTGATAGAGGGCGGTTGGTATGATATGAACGCTTTACCTCGAATCCCCCCTCAGGGAACGATTGCAGCGCGGCTTATTCGGTCATTGCAATCGAGAATCAGCTCCCAGAATTAA
- a CDS encoding regulator of sigma D, which yields MLSRNQEAKQRWGGQDQAIDRWLEERQLLLVQYCKLLGLPPYTENKGQLPSLENIHEFCETLVDYVSAGHFELYDRISEQAQSIDPKSKQVAEQVYPLIAVTTEAALKFNDTYGDAESDEQLKHFDADLSAVGEAIEARLELEDKLLQLLSHGELIEENTL from the coding sequence ATGTTAAGCCGAAATCAGGAAGCAAAACAACGTTGGGGCGGTCAAGACCAAGCAATTGATCGTTGGCTAGAAGAGCGCCAGCTGTTGTTAGTACAGTATTGCAAGTTACTCGGGCTGCCTCCCTACACTGAGAACAAAGGGCAATTGCCCTCTCTTGAAAACATTCATGAGTTTTGTGAAACACTCGTAGATTATGTTTCTGCTGGGCATTTTGAACTCTACGACCGTATCTCTGAACAAGCCCAATCTATTGATCCGAAAAGTAAACAAGTTGCTGAGCAAGTTTATCCACTCATTGCCGTTACGACTGAAGCTGCATTGAAGTTCAACGACACTTATGGCGATGCCGAGAGTGACGAGCAGTTGAAACACTTCGATGCAGATTTGAGTGCAGTGGGTGAAGCCATCGAGGCTAGGCTTGAACTCGAAGACAAACTTTTACAACTGTTGAGTCATGGCGAGCTGATTGAAGAAAATACCTTATAA
- a CDS encoding multidrug efflux pump, whose protein sequence is MLLSDVSVKRPVFATVVNILLIIFGVVAFTSLPLREYPNIDPPVVSISTNYPGANAEIIESQITQIIEERISGIDGIKTINSSSRDGRSNITIEFDQRRDIDSAANDVRERVQRVLNNLPDQVDPPEVTKANSDEDTVVWYNLRSENMTTLQLTDYANRYIVDRLAVADGVARVNLGGERRYAMKLWLDRNAMAARNITVADIESRLRAENVELPAGDIESRDREFTVRVARSYLTPNDFSNLTIVSGEDGYLVRLGEVARVSLEAEDDRSEFRGNGINMIGIGILRQSNANTLEVVDNVAREIERLQATLPASMVLVPSYDSSVFIRDSINEVYETLFIAMAMVILVIYLFLGNVRVTLIPALTVPVALLSSYIVLEAMGFSINLLTLLALVLAIGLVVDDSIVVLENIYRRVEHGDPPLLAAYRGAKEVGFAVVATTLVLISVFVPLIFMEGNIGLLFTEFAIALAAAVAFSSVTALTLSPMLCSKILKKKERNSRFGQALDNGFKRIEEAYEKSVRKVMTLPVMAFVVVILAAGASYLLLNKLGQEFVPPEDRGNFFVIVRSAEGASYESNLRNMNKVEEILLPYIDQGKVERLIVRTPGWGNSAGIAIVGTIPFEERDWSSFELLNEVRARLEEVPDVVAFANMRSGIRGGGGSRPVEFVLQGNSFESLARYRDIVMERASDNPGLVQLDSDYRETVPQLLIRIDQERAADLGVSVGDIGRTLESMLGSRRVTRYQDNGEEYNVIMEGEREDYRSPTAIDNIYVRSQRTGELIPMSNLVTVQEGATASELNRYNRMRSITITANLADGYSLGEALAFLENIVETELPDDVTYDYKGQSMLYQEGGSTIIFIFVLALAITYLVLAAQFESFIHPFVIILTVPLAIFGATFGLYITGMTINIYSQIGIVMLIGLAAKNGILIVEFANQLRDAGMRFEDALARASRLRLRPIVMTAFTTLMSALPLVFASGPGAESRMVIGVVIFSGVLVSAFLTIFLVPALYMGLARNTSSPKVLARELEALEEEYPDRRAEEEALLEVQDLERATKG, encoded by the coding sequence ATGTTGTTATCAGATGTCTCGGTAAAGCGCCCCGTATTTGCCACCGTTGTTAATATTCTCCTTATTATTTTTGGTGTGGTGGCTTTCACCTCATTGCCGCTGCGCGAATATCCGAATATTGATCCGCCTGTGGTTTCTATTTCTACTAATTATCCGGGTGCGAACGCGGAAATCATCGAAAGTCAAATTACGCAAATCATTGAAGAGCGAATTAGTGGAATTGATGGTATCAAAACCATTAATTCGAGTAGCCGCGATGGGCGTTCAAATATAACGATAGAGTTCGACCAGCGTCGAGATATTGATTCAGCTGCGAACGATGTGCGAGAGCGAGTTCAACGCGTTCTGAACAATCTTCCTGACCAAGTTGATCCACCCGAGGTAACCAAAGCCAACTCAGACGAAGATACAGTGGTTTGGTATAACCTTCGCAGCGAAAATATGACCACACTGCAACTCACTGATTATGCTAATCGCTACATTGTAGATAGGCTCGCGGTTGCGGACGGGGTTGCGCGTGTAAACCTCGGTGGTGAGCGACGCTACGCCATGAAATTATGGTTGGACCGCAATGCTATGGCCGCTCGAAATATCACTGTGGCTGATATTGAAAGCCGTCTGCGTGCTGAGAACGTCGAGTTACCGGCGGGTGACATTGAGTCTCGCGATAGAGAGTTTACGGTGCGGGTGGCGCGCAGCTACCTGACGCCAAATGACTTCTCGAATTTAACTATTGTGTCGGGTGAAGACGGATATTTGGTTCGGCTCGGTGAAGTTGCGCGGGTCTCTCTAGAAGCTGAAGACGATCGTTCAGAGTTCCGAGGGAACGGTATTAACATGATTGGTATCGGTATTCTTCGCCAATCGAATGCGAACACGTTAGAGGTTGTTGATAATGTTGCGCGTGAAATAGAACGCTTACAAGCCACACTTCCCGCAAGTATGGTCTTAGTACCAAGCTACGATTCCAGTGTGTTCATTCGTGACTCTATTAACGAGGTGTATGAAACACTATTTATTGCCATGGCAATGGTAATTCTGGTGATTTACCTATTTTTGGGTAACGTGCGTGTCACACTGATTCCAGCACTTACAGTGCCGGTGGCATTGCTCTCTTCGTACATTGTTCTGGAAGCAATGGGGTTCTCGATTAATTTGCTCACGTTACTTGCACTAGTGTTAGCGATTGGGTTGGTAGTTGATGACTCTATAGTAGTGCTTGAAAACATTTATCGTCGGGTCGAGCACGGAGATCCGCCGCTATTAGCTGCTTATCGAGGAGCGAAAGAAGTCGGCTTTGCAGTCGTTGCGACCACACTCGTGCTAATTTCGGTATTTGTACCGCTGATTTTCATGGAGGGCAACATTGGCCTTCTATTTACCGAGTTTGCAATTGCGCTTGCCGCTGCGGTCGCCTTTTCCAGTGTAACGGCGCTCACTTTGTCACCGATGTTGTGCTCAAAAATCTTGAAGAAAAAGGAGCGCAACTCACGCTTCGGACAAGCCCTCGACAATGGCTTTAAGCGTATCGAGGAAGCATACGAGAAATCAGTACGCAAGGTCATGACCTTGCCCGTGATGGCATTTGTTGTGGTTATTCTTGCTGCGGGCGCCTCATATTTACTATTGAACAAATTAGGGCAAGAGTTCGTGCCGCCTGAAGACCGCGGTAATTTCTTTGTAATTGTTCGTAGTGCTGAGGGTGCGAGTTATGAATCGAATTTGCGCAATATGAACAAAGTTGAGGAGATTCTTTTACCTTACATTGACCAAGGTAAAGTTGAGCGATTGATTGTGCGCACCCCAGGATGGGGAAATAGTGCGGGTATAGCAATTGTTGGAACTATACCTTTTGAAGAACGAGACTGGAGTTCGTTTGAGCTATTAAATGAAGTACGAGCACGCCTTGAAGAAGTGCCCGACGTGGTTGCATTCGCCAATATGCGCAGCGGTATTCGCGGCGGTGGCGGCTCTCGGCCTGTAGAGTTCGTGTTGCAAGGAAACAGCTTTGAAAGCCTTGCTCGGTATCGCGATATTGTTATGGAACGTGCATCAGACAACCCCGGCTTAGTTCAACTTGACAGCGATTATCGTGAAACCGTACCACAGCTCTTGATTCGCATTGATCAAGAACGCGCTGCAGATTTAGGTGTGTCCGTAGGAGACATTGGTAGAACATTGGAAAGTATGCTTGGTTCGCGTCGAGTGACGCGTTACCAAGATAACGGGGAAGAATACAATGTAATTATGGAAGGGGAACGAGAAGATTATCGCTCTCCCACTGCTATTGATAACATTTACGTGCGTTCACAGAGAACTGGTGAGCTCATCCCAATGTCGAACTTGGTCACGGTACAAGAGGGCGCTACGGCTTCAGAATTGAATCGTTACAATAGAATGAGGTCAATTACTATTACGGCGAACCTAGCCGATGGTTACTCGCTCGGTGAGGCGCTAGCCTTCCTAGAGAATATTGTTGAAACGGAATTACCTGATGATGTGACTTATGACTACAAAGGTCAGTCTATGTTATACCAAGAGGGTGGTAGTACGATTATCTTTATATTTGTTCTAGCGTTGGCCATTACTTACCTCGTGTTAGCAGCTCAGTTTGAGAGCTTTATACATCCGTTCGTGATTATTCTCACCGTTCCGTTAGCGATATTTGGTGCGACCTTTGGGCTTTATATCACTGGTATGACGATAAATATTTATAGTCAGATTGGAATTGTGATGCTCATTGGCTTGGCAGCTAAAAACGGTATTCTTATCGTCGAGTTTGCGAATCAACTGCGTGACGCAGGTATGAGATTTGAAGACGCTTTGGCGCGCGCCTCTAGGCTTCGTCTACGTCCTATTGTTATGACTGCTTTTACAACACTTATGAGTGCTTTACCGCTAGTGTTCGCAAGCGGTCCCGGCGCGGAATCACGTATGGTGATCGGGGTGGTGATCTTCTCGGGCGTTTTAGTGTCAGCGTTCCTCACTATTTTCCTCGTACCAGCGCTCTATATGGGCTTGGCACGCAATACGTCATCGCCGAAGGTACTTGCGCGTGAACTTGAGGCACTTGAAGAGGAATACCCCGACCGTCGAGCTGAAGAGGAAGCGTTACTGGAAGTGCAAGATTTAGAGAGAGCGACTAAGGGATAA
- a CDS encoding phosphatidylserine decarboxylase, whose translation MSALDRIKIAFQYILPKHFISRVVGKLAAARLGWLTQLFIKLFIRNFSVNMSEAANSNPKSFQTFNAFFTRELKEGARPVHAAEGELVHPVDGTVSQAGDIKKGLLIQAKGHKYTVQDLLGGEHELVNYFNDGDFATIYLAPRDYHRIHMPCNATLKEMIYVPGNLFSVNPLTARNVPNLFARNERVIAIFESEKGPFAMVLVGATIVGSIETTWAGTVSPPRGQKVRRWQYPTEGKNTIQFQQGDEMGRFKLGSTVIMLFGDDQVDFNDSVKAGKVTRMGEVMGAWD comes from the coding sequence GTGTCAGCATTAGACAGGATAAAGATAGCGTTCCAATACATACTTCCCAAGCATTTTATTTCTCGTGTGGTTGGAAAACTCGCGGCCGCGCGCTTGGGCTGGCTCACCCAATTATTTATTAAACTTTTTATTCGCAACTTCAGTGTGAATATGAGTGAAGCAGCGAATTCGAATCCCAAGAGCTTCCAAACCTTCAATGCCTTTTTTACGCGCGAGTTGAAAGAAGGTGCTCGGCCAGTTCATGCGGCGGAAGGGGAATTAGTTCACCCGGTCGATGGTACCGTGAGTCAAGCGGGCGATATTAAGAAGGGGTTACTTATTCAAGCCAAAGGCCATAAGTACACGGTACAGGACCTACTTGGCGGAGAGCATGAGCTTGTTAATTATTTTAATGATGGTGATTTTGCTACCATTTACTTAGCCCCGCGTGATTATCATCGTATTCACATGCCTTGTAACGCCACGCTCAAGGAAATGATTTATGTGCCCGGTAACCTATTCTCTGTAAATCCCCTCACCGCTCGCAATGTACCTAACTTATTTGCACGCAATGAACGCGTAATTGCAATTTTTGAGAGCGAAAAGGGTCCTTTCGCAATGGTTCTAGTGGGCGCAACGATCGTTGGTAGCATAGAAACCACTTGGGCCGGAACTGTGTCCCCCCCTCGCGGGCAAAAGGTTCGTCGTTGGCAATATCCGACTGAAGGGAAAAACACAATTCAGTTCCAACAAGGGGATGAAATGGGTCGGTTTAAACTCGGCTCTACGGTGATTATGTTATTTGGCGACGATCAAGTGGACTTCAATGATTCTGTGAAAGCCGGTAAGGTAACCCGCATGGGCGAAGTAATGGGAGCTTGGGACTAA
- a CDS encoding uroporphyrinogen decarboxylase, which produces MNAPLKNDRYLRALAKQPVDRTPIWMMRQAGRYLPEYRELRKQAGDFMSLCKNAELACEVTLQPLRRFPLDAAILFSDILTIPDAMGLGLYFETGEGPRFERPVRDFQDVVALGIPDPEDDLGYVMNAVRTIRRELNGEVPLIGFSGSPWTLATYMVEGGSTKNFAEVKKMAFEAPEIMHLLLDKLAKSVTSYLNAQIANGAQSVMIFDTWGGVLSPRDYREFSLHYMKQIVDGLTREADERKVPVTLFTKNGGQWLEAMAATGCDALGVDWTTDLGDARKRVGEQVALQGNMDPSMLYASPERIRQEVQLILDSYGSGTGHVFNLGHGIHPTVKPEHAEAFIHAVQEFSPAYHR; this is translated from the coding sequence ATGAACGCACCTTTGAAAAATGATCGTTATCTTCGCGCGCTTGCGAAACAACCTGTAGACCGCACGCCTATTTGGATGATGCGCCAAGCTGGAAGATATTTACCAGAGTATCGAGAACTCAGAAAGCAAGCGGGTGACTTCATGTCGCTGTGCAAAAACGCCGAGTTGGCATGTGAGGTAACTTTACAGCCTTTGCGCCGATTCCCGCTCGATGCTGCGATCTTGTTCTCAGACATTCTAACTATCCCTGATGCCATGGGGCTTGGTTTGTATTTTGAAACAGGTGAGGGGCCTCGTTTTGAGCGTCCAGTGCGTGACTTTCAAGATGTCGTGGCGTTAGGTATTCCAGATCCAGAAGACGACCTTGGCTATGTGATGAATGCGGTGCGCACGATTCGTCGCGAGTTAAATGGTGAAGTGCCATTGATTGGCTTTTCGGGAAGCCCATGGACATTAGCGACGTACATGGTGGAAGGCGGCAGTACGAAGAACTTTGCCGAAGTGAAGAAGATGGCGTTTGAAGCTCCTGAAATCATGCACTTGTTACTCGATAAGCTGGCTAAATCAGTCACTTCGTATTTGAACGCGCAAATTGCTAATGGGGCACAGTCAGTAATGATTTTCGATACTTGGGGCGGTGTGCTTTCGCCACGTGACTATCGTGAATTTTCATTACATTATATGAAGCAGATTGTTGATGGTCTGACGCGTGAAGCCGATGAGCGGAAGGTGCCTGTAACTCTTTTCACGAAGAATGGCGGGCAGTGGTTGGAAGCCATGGCAGCGACCGGTTGTGACGCGCTTGGTGTTGATTGGACCACGGATCTAGGTGACGCTCGTAAACGTGTAGGAGAGCAGGTCGCGCTTCAGGGCAACATGGATCCGAGTATGCTCTATGCTTCTCCTGAGCGTATTCGCCAAGAAGTGCAATTAATTCTGGATAGTTATGGCTCGGGTACGGGTCATGTGTTTAACCTTGGGCACGGTATTCATCCAACGGTCAAACCAGAGCATGCGGAAGCATTCATTCATGCGGTTCAGGAGTTTAGCCCGGCGTATCATCGTTAA
- a CDS encoding FKBP-type peptidyl-prolyl cis-trans isomerase FkpA: protein MKYMAKAVLASAVALAIVGCGAPQEEAEVAQISLETEADRQAYALGAVIGRELQSNMTYLTDAGVELDTDIMIAAVRDAMNEDLQLSDEQVEAEITALIELTTERAEEQAAGAGEENLAAGQAFAAENAAREGVTVTESGLQYEVITAGDGERPGPEDTVSVHYTGTLIDGTVFDSSRESGEPLEIPLNRVIPGWSEGVQLMNVGSTYRFVIPADLAYGSDNRPGSPIPPNSTLVFEVELLEILEQEPMSEE from the coding sequence ATGAAATATATGGCAAAAGCCGTTTTAGCCTCTGCAGTGGCACTTGCAATTGTTGGCTGTGGAGCCCCTCAAGAAGAAGCAGAGGTGGCACAAATAAGTTTGGAAACAGAAGCGGATCGTCAGGCTTATGCACTTGGAGCAGTGATAGGGCGTGAGTTGCAATCGAATATGACCTATTTGACAGACGCAGGCGTTGAGCTAGATACCGACATTATGATTGCTGCGGTGCGTGATGCCATGAATGAAGACTTACAGTTGTCAGATGAACAAGTAGAGGCAGAGATTACGGCGCTGATTGAGCTCACAACAGAGCGCGCAGAAGAGCAAGCAGCGGGTGCGGGAGAAGAGAACTTAGCGGCAGGACAGGCTTTTGCAGCTGAAAATGCGGCTCGCGAAGGGGTTACGGTTACAGAAAGTGGCCTCCAATATGAAGTGATTACAGCCGGTGATGGTGAGCGTCCAGGTCCTGAAGACACAGTAAGCGTGCACTACACAGGAACATTAATTGATGGCACCGTGTTCGATAGTTCACGCGAAAGCGGCGAGCCTTTGGAAATTCCTTTGAATCGCGTTATTCCGGGCTGGTCTGAAGGTGTGCAACTGATGAATGTAGGTTCTACCTATCGATTCGTGATTCCAGCTGACCTCGCTTATGGTAGTGACAACCGTCCAGGCAGCCCAATTCCACCGAATTCAACTTTGGTATTTGAAGTCGAGTTGCTAGAAATTCTTGAACAAGAGCCTATGAGCGAAGAGTAA
- a CDS encoding glycerophosphoryl diester phosphodiesterase: MLVIAHRGASALAPENTLAAFEKALECKADAIEFDVLEVDNEVYVFHDRYLDRLTAQPGRFTDLTKTQIARLSVFGQHPIPTLKEALATIAGRCTINIELKGYVATKTLIEHIELALSQYHFVESQIIVSSFNHHWLQTLKASRPETQIGALTASCMLDYAAYGSALNAWSVHIDINFVTEEFVKDAHARGMKVFVYTVDNAQDIQWLTELGVDGIFTNHPLYARNILEELPMSEQSLHARFIP; encoded by the coding sequence ATGCTAGTCATTGCGCACCGCGGTGCCAGTGCGTTAGCACCCGAGAACACGCTCGCGGCATTCGAAAAGGCCTTAGAATGCAAAGCAGACGCAATCGAATTCGATGTTCTTGAGGTGGATAACGAAGTCTATGTGTTCCACGATCGCTACCTTGATCGCCTCACTGCACAACCGGGTCGCTTCACTGATTTAACCAAGACTCAAATCGCGCGCCTTTCCGTATTTGGACAACACCCAATTCCTACGCTCAAAGAGGCCTTAGCCACGATTGCTGGACGCTGTACCATTAACATTGAGCTCAAGGGTTATGTGGCTACAAAAACACTCATAGAGCACATTGAGCTCGCGCTCTCGCAATATCACTTTGTAGAGAGTCAAATCATTGTTTCGTCGTTTAATCACCACTGGCTACAAACGCTTAAAGCGAGCCGGCCTGAAACTCAAATCGGGGCACTTACGGCAAGCTGCATGCTCGACTACGCGGCCTATGGAAGTGCGTTGAATGCTTGGTCGGTGCATATCGACATTAACTTTGTGACCGAAGAATTTGTTAAAGACGCGCATGCACGTGGCATGAAGGTTTTTGTATACACAGTAGACAACGCTCAAGATATTCAATGGCTAACAGAACTTGGAGTCGATGGTATCTTTACCAACCACCCGTTGTATGCACGCAATATATTGGAGGAGTTGCCCATGTCTGAGCAATCCCTCCATGCGCGATTTATCCCTTAG
- a CDS encoding SlyX protein codes for MTQFKNPDALIARVDDLESQLAFQEDTIEALNKQVQAQSQEIELLRRHIELLATKVAPIVERSGIEQFNADNERPPHY; via the coding sequence ATGACTCAATTTAAAAATCCAGATGCTTTGATCGCTCGCGTGGACGATCTGGAGAGTCAGCTCGCTTTTCAAGAAGATACGATAGAAGCGCTTAACAAACAGGTTCAAGCCCAGAGCCAAGAAATCGAATTATTGCGTCGCCACATAGAATTGTTGGCCACCAAAGTGGCACCCATTGTCGAGCGTTCAGGAATAGAACAATTTAATGCCGATAACGAGCGCCCCCCACACTATTAA
- a CDS encoding WD domain-containing protein, G-beta repeat-containing protein — MFLDLKTLHVALICLVFAVACTPRGQLEKREQRTQSSVQAAAISSNGALSLVASAEEGLRLFDNESETLRHNWQQEDEGISQLISVAFTYDGTIAVAASRMTLALWDSQSGDILGAWRNDESAIFDIAVANQGSHIVFARNDNKVILFEPSTGRRLEFLGHTDRVNQVAISPNGRYVLSGGNDHRAFLWDTESGQVVHEFPMPGRVLRVTLDMSGTFALVSSATQSNIFHLVSGEIISELQTNVRQKVFSAASFRDDLKLLVTGTASRQVEIWNVESGERIANWHVEGQEGEHPPQAAILATRFIEDDRVRIETSAGYGEIWRFELPEVL; from the coding sequence ATGTTTCTAGACCTAAAAACGCTACATGTAGCCTTAATTTGCTTAGTTTTTGCAGTTGCGTGCACACCACGGGGCCAACTTGAGAAGCGTGAACAACGCACCCAATCCTCTGTGCAAGCCGCAGCTATCTCAAGCAATGGGGCATTGAGCTTAGTTGCTAGTGCAGAAGAGGGGCTAAGGCTGTTCGATAATGAGAGTGAAACGCTCAGGCATAATTGGCAACAAGAAGACGAAGGGATTAGCCAGTTAATCTCGGTTGCCTTTACTTACGACGGCACCATCGCAGTGGCTGCAAGCCGAATGACACTCGCATTATGGGACAGCCAGTCGGGAGATATTCTCGGTGCATGGCGCAACGACGAGAGTGCTATTTTCGATATTGCTGTTGCCAATCAAGGCTCTCATATTGTGTTCGCACGCAACGACAACAAAGTGATTCTATTCGAACCGAGTACTGGACGACGGCTCGAATTTCTCGGTCATACCGATCGTGTAAACCAAGTGGCTATCTCACCGAACGGGCGTTACGTTTTGAGTGGTGGGAACGATCACCGCGCGTTTTTATGGGACACAGAGTCTGGACAGGTTGTGCATGAATTTCCCATGCCAGGACGTGTGTTGCGAGTTACACTCGATATGTCGGGCACCTTTGCACTGGTCTCGTCTGCCACCCAAAGTAATATTTTCCATTTGGTGAGCGGTGAAATTATTAGCGAGTTGCAAACGAATGTTCGACAAAAGGTCTTCAGTGCGGCAAGCTTTCGCGACGATTTAAAACTTTTAGTCACAGGCACGGCGTCTCGCCAGGTGGAAATATGGAATGTGGAATCAGGAGAGCGCATCGCGAATTGGCATGTCGAAGGGCAAGAGGGAGAGCACCCGCCACAAGCTGCGATTCTGGCAACTCGCTTTATAGAGGACGATAGAGTGAGAATAGAAACGAGTGCAGGCTACGGTGAAATTTGGCGTTTCGAATTACCGGAGGTTCTATAA
- a CDS encoding membrane fusion protein, multidrug efflux system, producing the protein MAKKALITPLSIVAALLAAMVAWLYLGGGNNSGGQREMPKPTVVVGHAEYVEFRDVIQGLGTAKASESVNVMARVTQTVREIHFDDGQDVSQGDLLISLNSREERARVQELEFRLAENTRQLNRLRELARENAASRSMLDEQEVLVQQTEAELEVARSRLAEMTIYAPFDGRVGLRQVSIGSLVRPGDVITTLDALDPIYVDFSVPEIYLPSLLPGQRVGAKSAAYEGRVFDGEIVSLASRVDPITRSIQVRAAIVNDSRELRPGMLLRVELERNVEQLLMVPESAVVPIRTEHFVYVVNEEGRVVMTEIEIGRRQPGWVEVVSGVSEAEDIVVEGTVRVRDGLPVNTRER; encoded by the coding sequence ATGGCCAAAAAAGCACTGATCACCCCTCTTTCAATCGTTGCGGCATTGCTTGCAGCGATGGTTGCTTGGTTGTATTTGGGAGGCGGAAATAATTCAGGTGGCCAACGTGAGATGCCGAAGCCAACGGTGGTTGTAGGGCATGCTGAGTATGTTGAGTTCCGCGACGTTATTCAAGGCTTAGGTACCGCAAAAGCCAGCGAGTCAGTCAACGTGATGGCTCGGGTAACCCAAACAGTCCGAGAAATTCACTTCGATGACGGTCAAGATGTCTCTCAAGGAGACCTTCTGATCAGTTTAAATTCTCGAGAAGAGCGTGCTCGAGTACAAGAGTTAGAGTTTCGCTTAGCCGAAAACACCCGCCAGTTGAATCGTTTAAGAGAGCTGGCCCGAGAAAATGCGGCGTCGCGCAGTATGCTCGACGAGCAAGAAGTGTTAGTGCAGCAAACAGAAGCTGAGCTTGAAGTGGCGCGCAGCCGTTTGGCAGAAATGACGATTTATGCACCATTCGATGGCCGCGTTGGTCTTCGTCAAGTAAGTATTGGTAGTTTAGTGCGTCCAGGCGACGTTATTACCACGCTTGATGCATTAGACCCGATCTATGTCGACTTTAGTGTTCCAGAAATTTATCTTCCGAGCCTTCTTCCAGGTCAGCGTGTTGGGGCAAAATCTGCAGCTTATGAAGGCCGTGTTTTTGACGGAGAGATTGTCAGTTTAGCTTCACGAGTCGATCCGATTACACGCTCCATTCAAGTGCGTGCAGCTATCGTTAACGACAGCCGCGAACTTCGACCCGGTATGTTGTTGAGAGTTGAGCTAGAGAGAAACGTTGAACAATTGCTCATGGTGCCTGAGAGCGCGGTAGTCCCAATCAGAACTGAACACTTCGTGTATGTGGTCAATGAAGAAGGCCGCGTCGTGATGACAGAGATTGAGATTGGTCGCCGTCAGCCTGGCTGGGTTGAAGTGGTCAGTGGTGTGAGCGAAGCAGAAGATATTGTGGTGGAAGGAACCGTGCGCGTTCGTGATGGACTACCTGTTAACACACGGGAGCGCTAA